A portion of the Glycine max cultivar Williams 82 chromosome 10, Glycine_max_v4.0, whole genome shotgun sequence genome contains these proteins:
- the LOC100777393 gene encoding inositol transporter 1 encodes MTMTTIQSTPGSSGYLDLFPERKMSFFKNPYILGLSAVAGIGGMLFGYDTGVISGALLYIKDDFEGVRESELVQETIVSMAIGGAIVGAAGGGWINDAYGRKKATLIADVIFIIGAIGMAAAPDPHLLILGRLLVGLGVGVASVTSPVYIAEASPSEIRGSLVSTNVLMITAGQFLSYIVNLSFTRVSGTWRWMLGVSAFPAILQFLLMLFLPESPRWLFIKNRKNEAVHVLSKIYYDPARFHDEVDFLTTQSAQERQSIKFGDVFRSKEIKLAFLVGAGLQAFQQFTGINTVMYYSPTIVQMAGFNSNELALLLSLIVAAMNATGTILGIYLIDHAGRRMLALCSLGGVFASLIVLSVSFLNESSSSSGWLAVLGLVIYIAFFSPGMGPVPWTVNSEIYPEEYRGICGGMSATVCWVSNLVVSQSFLSIVEAIGIGSTFLILAAISVLAFVFVLIYVPETKGLTFDEVELIWKERAWGNNSDSRNLLAQE; translated from the exons ATGACGATGACCACCATACAATCGACGCCAGGAAGCTCAGGGTATTTGGATTTGTTTCCTGAGCGCAAAATGTCATTTTTCAAGAATCCTTATATTCTGGGACTCAGTGCTGTGGCTGGCATTGGAGGCATGCTTTTTGGCTACGACACAG GTGTGATATCAGGAGCCCTTCTATATATTAAAGATGATTTTGAAGGGGTCAGAGAAAGTGAGTTGGTTCAGGAAACAATAGTGAGCATGGCAATTGGGGGTGCAATAGTTGGAGCAGCAGGAGGAGGATGGATAAACGATGCTTATGGAAGAAAGAAGGCGACTCTGATTGCAGATGTGATATTTATTATTGGAGCAATAGGGATGGCAGCAGCACCAGACCCTCATCTTCTCATTCTTGGACGCCTTCTTGTTGGTTTGGGTGTGGGTGTTGCCTCTGTCACCTCTCCTGTCTACATTGCAGAAGCATCTCCATCTGAAATCAGGGGTTCTTTGGTCAGCACCAATGTTCTCATGATCACTGCTGGCCAGTTCCTTTCCTACATCGTTAACCTTTCTTTCACGCGTGTGAGCGGCACATGGCGATGGATGCTCGGTGTCTCTGCTTTCCCTGCAATTCTTCAGTTTCTTCTCATGCTCTTCCTCCCCGAGTCCCCAAGATGGCTCTTTATCAAGAATAGGAAAAATGAAGCTGTTCATGTCCTCTCTAAGATCTACTACGACCCTGCTCGCTTTCATGACGAAGTTGATTTTCTCACCACTCAGTCCGCGCAAGAGCGCCAAAGTATCAAATTCGGTGATGTTTTTAGATCTAAAGAAATCAAACTAGCATTCCTCGTCGGAGCTGGGCTGCAGGCTTTCCAGCAGTTCACAGGAATAAACACAGTGATGTACTACAGCCCTACCATTGTCCAAATGGCTGGTTTCAACTCTAATGAGTTGGCTCTTCTTCTGTCTCTCATAGTTGCCGCCATGAATGCTACTGGAACAATTCTTGGCATTTACCTAATTGACCATGCCGGCCGCAGAATGTTAGCACTTTGTAGCTTAGGAGGAGTGTTTGCATCTTTGATCGTCTTGTCTGTCTCATTTTTAAACGAATCATCATCTTCGAGTGGATGGCTTGCAGTGCTGGGTTTAGTCATATACATTGCATTTTTCTCGCCGGGGATGGGGCCTGTGCCATGGACGGTGAACTCGGAGATATATCCGGAGGAATATAGAGGAATTTGTGGGGGCATGTCAGCTACTGTGTGTTGGGTTTCAAATTTGGTTGTGTCTCAGAGCTTTCTTTCGATTGTTGAAGCTATAGGGATAGGTTCCACTTTCTTGATTCTTGCAGCTATATCAGTGCTTGCCTTTGTGTTTGTCCTTATATATGTTCCAGAGACCAAAGGATTGACCTTCGATGAAGTAGAACTCATATGGAAGGAGAGAGCTTGGGGCAACAACTCTGACTCGAGAAACCTTCTTGCTCAAGAATGA